Part of the Chlamydiota bacterium genome, GCACCGTAACCTTTACAGAGTTGAGAAATCATGCAAGAAAATATTTTGATCAGGTGGAACGAGGTGAAACATTCGAAATTTACCGGCATGGGAAGCCTGTCGCCATTTTGCTGCCACCGGGTGATTCTTCAAAAGAGGGCTGGAAACGTGTCAGCCCGATGAAAATTTTTGGAGTCTCGTTGAGTCAAGCAATTCTTGCAGATCGTCAAAAGAGTTTATGATGCGCATTTTCTTTGATTCCTCGGCATTCGCAAAAAGATACATTGAGGAAATTGGATCAGAAAAAGTGTTGGATTTTTTCTCCGAGGCAGGTGAGACTATTGTAAGCGTCATCTGTCCGATAGA contains:
- a CDS encoding type II toxin-antitoxin system Phd/YefM family antitoxin, whose product is MSTVTFTELRNHARKYFDQVERGETFEIYRHGKPVAILLPPGDSSKEGWKRVSPMKIFGVSLSQAILADRQKSL